The proteins below come from a single Limosilactobacillus reuteri genomic window:
- a CDS encoding adaptor protein MecA, with protein sequence MEMERINENTIRVLVDNDDLSARGITILDLLGDHQQIEDFFYSILKEVDTDRQFQNNDAVTFQVMPTNNGLELFISKNDSNFAGNEQHGPINDQVSKYIKQHLIQKNSQDQDQRKTAINDSEDNEIQHTNWQVITFDSFEDLIDFAKIAENDDVSSYLYKYNDLYYLAIAYSDSILNSNDVKDQLALAYEYGNPTATTVDFLSEHGKKIMSVSALHLIRHYFE encoded by the coding sequence ATGGAGATGGAACGCATTAATGAAAATACTATTCGCGTTTTGGTAGATAATGATGATTTATCTGCTCGGGGTATCACCATTCTAGATTTGCTAGGTGACCATCAGCAAATAGAGGATTTCTTTTATAGTATCCTGAAAGAAGTAGATACTGATCGCCAATTCCAAAATAACGATGCGGTTACTTTTCAGGTGATGCCCACTAATAATGGCTTAGAATTATTTATTAGTAAAAATGATTCTAATTTTGCTGGGAATGAACAGCATGGACCGATTAATGACCAGGTGTCCAAATATATTAAGCAACATTTGATTCAAAAAAATAGTCAGGATCAAGATCAAAGGAAAACAGCGATTAATGATTCAGAAGATAATGAGATTCAGCACACGAACTGGCAAGTAATTACGTTTGATTCTTTTGAAGATTTAATTGATTTTGCGAAAATTGCCGAGAATGATGATGTTTCATCATATTTATATAAGTACAATGATTTGTATTATTTAGCAATTGCTTATTCTGATTCTATTTTGAACAGTAATGATGTTAAAGATCAGCTTGCTCTTGCTTATGAATATGGAAATCCCACGGCAACAACGGTTGATTTTTTAAGTGAACATGGAAAGAAAATAATGTCAGTATCTGCCTTGCATTTAATTCGACACTATTTTGAATAA
- the spxA gene encoding transcriptional regulator SpxA, with the protein MVTLYTSPSCTSCRKARAWLKEHDIAFKERNIFSEPLSLNEIKNILRMTEDGTEDIISKRSKAYQKLSVDLNDLSMKDLFKLISKNPGLLRRPIIIDDKRLQVGYNEDEIRRFLPRKVRELELVEAQEKANMI; encoded by the coding sequence ATGGTTACACTATATACGTCTCCAAGTTGCACGTCTTGTCGTAAAGCACGTGCCTGGCTAAAAGAACATGATATTGCTTTTAAGGAACGGAATATTTTTTCTGAACCATTGTCTTTAAATGAAATCAAGAATATTTTACGGATGACTGAAGATGGTACTGAAGACATTATTTCAAAGCGGTCTAAAGCTTACCAGAAGTTGAGCGTAGATCTCAATGATTTGTCGATGAAGGATCTGTTTAAGTTAATTAGTAAAAATCCAGGATTGTTACGACGTCCGATTATTATTGATGATAAACGGCTTCAAGTAGGTTACAACGAAGACGAAATCCGTCGCTTCTTACCACGAAAGGTTCGTGAACTAGAACTAGTAGAGGCTCAAGAAAAAGCAAATATGATTTAA
- a CDS encoding DMT family transporter, protein MLLLVAILWGSSYVFAKLTIQAGMHSGVINACRGTMCVIAGYLIFHKQINKMTWLDFKLGVLMGTINFLGYFLQTDALRYTTPAKNAFLTTLYVAIAPLILWLFWHERPQRKTYFAVALAIIGMAVITNVANTGLQLNFGDFLTVVSAIFWALQLIFFGKYAPKVSSPWVVIFMIGLCQGTFGWITTGLFERTNLTQIHWVQALIPLAILAIVVTFLAQGMQITAQQYTDATSAGLLLMLESFFASTMSVIMGYDPLTPQLIWGGLILLLANAIMQVNFQDVPFLRNRIE, encoded by the coding sequence ATGTTATTACTGGTTGCTATTCTATGGGGAAGCAGCTATGTATTTGCCAAACTAACGATTCAAGCAGGGATGCATTCTGGAGTTATCAATGCTTGCCGGGGAACAATGTGTGTAATTGCCGGTTATCTTATCTTCCATAAACAGATCAACAAAATGACTTGGCTGGATTTCAAACTAGGAGTCCTTATGGGAACAATTAATTTCCTGGGTTATTTCTTGCAGACTGATGCTCTCCGTTATACTACTCCGGCTAAAAATGCCTTCTTGACAACCTTATATGTTGCAATTGCTCCCTTGATCTTGTGGTTGTTTTGGCATGAGCGTCCACAACGGAAGACATATTTTGCGGTCGCCCTCGCTATTATCGGAATGGCTGTCATCACTAATGTTGCTAATACTGGTCTTCAATTAAATTTTGGGGACTTTCTAACTGTTGTTTCTGCTATTTTTTGGGCCTTACAATTAATCTTCTTTGGAAAGTACGCACCGAAAGTTTCTAGTCCCTGGGTGGTAATCTTCATGATTGGCCTATGTCAAGGCACGTTCGGTTGGATTACGACTGGATTATTTGAACGTACTAACCTTACACAAATTCATTGGGTTCAAGCCCTGATTCCCCTGGCTATTTTAGCGATCGTCGTAACCTTCTTAGCGCAAGGAATGCAAATTACAGCTCAGCAATATACTGATGCTACATCTGCTGGATTATTATTGATGTTAGAATCATTTTTTGCCAGCACCATGTCAGTTATCATGGGCTATGATCCCCTTACACCACAACTAATTTGGGGTGGTTTAATCTTACTTTTAGCCAATGCAATTATGCAAGTTAATTTCCAAGATGTGCCATTTTTAAGAAACAGAATCGAGTAG
- a CDS encoding LTA synthase family protein: MKTALQKLRRVLNTKLGFFLLVVLLFCLKSYWAYQNEFNLGVKGSMQQFLLAFNTIPSALIFLGIALYFRGRLSYWMMLIINAALSTWLFANILYYREFSDFITFNVIKGSGAASNNLGKSLMGILRPEDFLVYLDVVILALILLFHFVRVDMRRFKVRYAMTITALGFVLFGVNLGMAESDRSQLLTRTFDNNYIVKYLGLEAYTVYDGVKTTNNSVVKARANRDELKPVLHFIHSNYAAPNVEYYGKAKGKNIFIIHLESLQQFMVDYKEDGQEVMPNLNKLYHANDTLAFDNFFHQVGQGKTADAETMLENSLFGLPEGSAMVTDGTTNTFQSAPALLHQKLGYTTASFHGDVPSFWNRDNAYKSFGYQYFFSKEYYPKTKDYDAGYGMKDKIFMKESAHYIEQLPQPFYAKIITVTNHYPYILDKKNKDIEAWKTGDDTVDPYIQTARYLDESLGEFLDYLDKTGLRQNSVLVLYGDHYGISNNHQPAIAQILGKKKVTNYDLAMFQKVPFMINMPGLKGGINHTYGGEIDVLPTLEDLLGISSKNYIQFGQDLLSPENKQIVPFRNGDWVTPKYTKYNGDYYYTKNGKQITHQTAAQRKEIGKIQKYVTTDLGLSDKVVNGDLLRFYKLPGFKKVDKKQYTYNLKKSLKNLQKQQKKQKTSLKSENNNQSTFDDYTTDAPELKNYPKLNFPKP, translated from the coding sequence ATGAAAACAGCGTTGCAGAAGCTCCGCCGTGTCTTGAATACCAAGCTCGGTTTTTTTCTGCTTGTTGTACTTTTATTTTGTTTAAAGAGCTATTGGGCTTATCAAAATGAATTTAATTTAGGTGTAAAAGGAAGCATGCAACAATTCCTTTTAGCATTTAATACGATTCCAAGTGCCCTTATATTTTTGGGAATTGCATTATATTTCCGTGGACGCTTGTCCTATTGGATGATGTTGATAATTAATGCGGCATTGTCGACATGGCTTTTTGCAAATATTTTGTACTATCGAGAATTTTCAGATTTCATTACCTTTAACGTAATAAAGGGATCTGGAGCGGCTTCAAATAATCTTGGTAAAAGTTTAATGGGGATATTACGTCCCGAAGACTTTTTGGTTTACCTGGATGTTGTAATTTTAGCACTCATCTTACTTTTCCACTTTGTCCGTGTTGATATGCGGCGCTTTAAGGTTAGATATGCGATGACGATTACTGCCCTTGGCTTTGTTCTATTTGGAGTTAACTTAGGAATGGCGGAAAGTGATCGTTCACAACTACTTACGCGAACATTTGATAATAATTATATTGTTAAGTATCTAGGACTCGAAGCATATACAGTTTATGATGGGGTTAAGACGACTAATAACAGTGTAGTAAAAGCACGTGCTAATCGTGACGAATTAAAGCCGGTTTTGCATTTCATCCATAGTAATTATGCTGCGCCAAACGTTGAATATTACGGTAAGGCTAAAGGAAAGAATATTTTTATCATTCACCTTGAAAGTCTCCAGCAATTCATGGTCGACTATAAAGAAGATGGTCAAGAAGTAATGCCAAACCTGAATAAGTTGTACCATGCTAATGATACTTTGGCGTTTGATAATTTCTTCCACCAAGTTGGTCAAGGAAAGACGGCGGATGCAGAAACAATGCTCGAAAACTCGCTATTTGGTCTTCCAGAAGGATCAGCAATGGTTACTGATGGGACGACTAATACCTTCCAATCTGCGCCAGCGCTTCTTCATCAAAAGCTAGGTTATACGACGGCCTCATTCCACGGGGATGTTCCTAGTTTCTGGAACCGTGATAATGCTTATAAGTCTTTTGGTTACCAATACTTCTTTAGTAAGGAGTATTACCCAAAGACCAAGGATTATGATGCTGGATATGGAATGAAGGATAAGATCTTCATGAAAGAATCAGCCCACTATATCGAGCAACTTCCACAACCATTCTATGCAAAGATCATCACAGTTACTAACCACTATCCATATATTCTTGATAAAAAGAATAAGGATATCGAAGCGTGGAAGACTGGTGATGACACGGTCGACCCTTATATTCAAACTGCACGATACTTAGATGAATCACTTGGCGAATTTCTTGATTACCTTGATAAGACGGGGTTACGGCAAAACAGTGTGTTAGTTCTTTATGGTGACCACTATGGAATCTCTAATAACCACCAACCAGCCATTGCGCAAATCTTAGGTAAGAAGAAAGTAACTAATTATGATCTAGCAATGTTCCAAAAAGTACCATTTATGATTAATATGCCTGGCCTAAAAGGTGGCATTAACCATACGTATGGTGGTGAAATTGATGTTTTACCTACTCTTGAGGATTTGTTAGGAATTAGCTCTAAGAATTATATTCAATTCGGCCAAGACTTACTCTCACCAGAAAATAAGCAAATTGTACCGTTTAGAAATGGTGATTGGGTAACGCCAAAATACACTAAGTATAATGGTGACTACTATTACACTAAGAATGGTAAGCAGATTACTCACCAAACCGCAGCGCAACGTAAAGAAATTGGTAAGATTCAAAAATACGTTACAACTGATCTTGGATTATCAGATAAAGTCGTGAATGGTGACTTGCTTCGGTTCTACAAACTTCCAGGATTTAAGAAAGTTGATAAAAAACAATATACTTATAACCTTAAGAAGAGCTTGAAGAATTTACAGAAGCAGCAAAAGAAACAGAAGACAAGTTTAAAGTCGGAAAATAATAACCAGAGTACTTTCGATGATTACACAACCGATGCACCAGAGTTAAAGAATTATCCGAAATTAAACTTCCCTAAACCATAA
- the coaA gene encoding type I pantothenate kinase codes for MDEWMNYEQFDRQTWHGFFPTDSVRLTQGNLDEIKSLNDRISIEDVQDVYLPLIKLIQLRYQNFLEWQMQKANFLQRSTMRIPYIIGIAGSVAVGKSTIARLISILLNKMLPDKRVELMTTDGFLYPNAELKRRGIMDRKGFPESYDMERLLQFLNDVKAGEPVVKAPTYSHQVYDVQLDKPLVIDRPDILIVEGINTLQLPSNQQLYVSDYFDWSLYVDADPDLIEHWYLQRFGMLLETAFTDPSNYYYPYSKGDRQEAFKMAKDVWQRVDLPNLREFILPTKSRADIILHKTTGHVVDKLYLRRG; via the coding sequence ATGGATGAATGGATGAACTACGAACAATTTGATCGGCAAACATGGCACGGCTTTTTCCCAACTGATTCAGTACGGTTAACCCAGGGGAACTTGGATGAAATTAAATCGTTGAATGATCGAATTTCAATTGAGGATGTGCAGGATGTATATTTGCCGCTAATAAAATTAATTCAACTGCGCTACCAGAACTTTTTGGAATGGCAGATGCAAAAGGCAAACTTTTTACAGCGTTCCACGATGCGCATTCCATATATTATTGGGATTGCAGGTTCGGTTGCAGTTGGGAAGAGCACCATCGCTCGGTTGATTAGTATCTTACTAAATAAGATGCTGCCTGATAAGCGGGTAGAATTAATGACAACGGATGGGTTCTTATATCCTAATGCAGAATTAAAACGGCGGGGGATTATGGATCGGAAAGGCTTTCCCGAATCATATGACATGGAAAGGCTCCTCCAGTTTCTTAATGATGTTAAGGCAGGGGAGCCAGTTGTCAAGGCGCCTACATACTCCCATCAAGTTTATGATGTTCAGCTTGATAAGCCCTTGGTAATTGATCGCCCAGACATATTGATTGTAGAAGGGATTAACACGTTGCAATTGCCAAGTAACCAGCAACTATATGTCAGTGATTACTTTGACTGGTCATTGTATGTTGACGCAGATCCGGACCTGATTGAGCATTGGTATCTTCAACGGTTTGGGATGTTGCTAGAGACAGCCTTTACTGACCCATCAAACTATTACTATCCTTATTCGAAGGGTGACCGTCAGGAAGCATTTAAAATGGCAAAGGATGTTTGGCAACGCGTCGACCTTCCTAATTTACGAGAGTTTATCCTTCCAACCAAAAGTCGTGCTGACATAATTTTACATAAGACAACGGGACATGTCGTGGATAAGCTTTATCTGCGACGAGGTTAA
- a CDS encoding ATP-binding protein, with translation MFIRTKYLNQLINSMNQSTIKILVGVRRCGKTTILDQFRATLRRQEISSSQIQVINFEYLLENELCNPEYLLQFILDRLSKHQMNYIFLDEVEVVPQFARVVNALNSLSNTDIYITSSNKTILEKENLQQMVSYTIIPVFPCSFREYIKRNQQEADSQSLYQYLNEGGFPYTHEIHGPINLRNYVNGIINTIIITDFTQQATLCNPGLTKQLAHHLAHHAGTTQNISQIVDSLKRHHITTSNKTVDFYLQFLQRSFIFYPCKEYDFSRRHVKSTNIRYYPVDPSIRQALTLKKNVLSQRILENIVFIDLLSQGYQVYSGRIKDNEITFVAIKNDIFTCIQIAYSLADDGAYRRAISGLRQLSSKYKKLLITVKPALNYAGLDPDIEIIDLYSWLTN, from the coding sequence ATGTTTATTCGGACAAAATATCTTAACCAACTAATAAACAGCATGAACCAGTCAACAATTAAGATTCTTGTTGGCGTTCGGCGGTGTGGTAAAACGACTATTCTTGACCAGTTTCGGGCAACTCTCCGGCGTCAAGAAATTTCCTCAAGTCAAATTCAAGTGATCAACTTTGAATATCTCCTAGAAAATGAATTATGCAATCCAGAATATCTCTTACAATTTATTCTTGATCGACTTAGTAAACACCAGATGAATTATATCTTCCTTGATGAAGTCGAAGTGGTTCCCCAGTTTGCCCGCGTTGTAAATGCTCTAAATTCACTCTCTAATACCGATATCTATATTACAAGTTCCAACAAAACCATTTTGGAGAAAGAAAATCTTCAACAAATGGTTTCTTATACTATCATCCCCGTTTTCCCTTGCAGCTTCCGTGAATACATAAAAAGGAACCAACAAGAAGCTGATTCCCAATCGTTATATCAATATTTAAATGAAGGCGGGTTCCCCTATACTCACGAAATCCACGGTCCAATCAACCTCCGCAATTACGTGAATGGGATCATCAACACAATTATTATTACCGATTTCACCCAGCAGGCGACCCTTTGCAATCCAGGCCTGACTAAGCAACTTGCCCATCACTTAGCTCATCATGCTGGAACCACACAAAATATCTCCCAAATTGTCGATAGTCTTAAACGTCACCACATCACTACTTCCAATAAGACGGTCGATTTTTATTTACAATTCTTACAGAGGTCCTTTATCTTTTACCCATGCAAAGAATATGATTTTTCCCGTCGCCACGTCAAAAGTACCAATATTCGTTATTATCCGGTAGATCCTAGTATTCGGCAAGCTCTCACACTGAAAAAGAATGTCCTTTCTCAACGAATCCTTGAAAATATTGTCTTTATTGACTTATTGAGCCAAGGCTACCAAGTATATAGCGGCCGCATCAAAGATAATGAGATTACCTTTGTTGCAATTAAAAATGATATCTTTACTTGTATCCAAATCGCTTATTCGCTTGCTGATGATGGTGCCTATCGCCGGGCGATCAGCGGATTACGGCAACTTTCCTCAAAATATAAAAAGCTTTTAATTACAGTAAAACCAGCGCTCAATTACGCTGGTTTAGATCCTGATATTGAAATTATTGACTTGTATAGTTGGCTAACCAATTAA
- the guaA gene encoding glutamine-hydrolyzing GMP synthase translates to MANINLDAFDKIIVLDFGSQYNQLITRRLRDFGIYSELLSHKLTADEIKEINPKGIIFSGGPNSVYDPNAFKVDPEIFKLGIPILGICYGMQLMSYDLGGKVEKADNSEYGRADIEALDDEAVLFKGLPKKQYVWMSHGDLVTQAPVGFEVTATSKNCPIASIADNDRKFYGVQFHTEVRNSEYGLDILRRFAFDVCGAKANWTMDDFIDMQIDEIRKEVGDKKVILGLSGGVDSSVTAVLIHKAIGDQLTCIFVDHGLLRKNEADQVMDALSRDLGVNIIKVDAADRFLGKLEGVTDPEQKRKIIGKEFIEVFNEEAKKIKDADFLAQGTLYTDVIESGTDTAQTIKSHHNVGGLPKKLGFKLIEPLRKLFKDETRELGEKLGIPHELVWRQPFPGPGLGIRVIGEITPEKLEIVRESDAILREEIKKAGLDEEIWQYFTVLPGIRSVGVMGDGRTYDYAVAIRAVTSIDGMTADFAKIPWDILQKISVRIVNEVDHVNRILYDVTSKPPSTIEYE, encoded by the coding sequence GTGGCAAACATCAATTTAGATGCGTTTGATAAGATCATTGTCTTGGATTTTGGTAGCCAATACAATCAATTGATTACTCGTCGTCTTCGTGATTTCGGTATTTATTCCGAATTGCTTTCTCACAAGTTAACCGCAGACGAGATCAAAGAGATTAATCCTAAAGGGATCATCTTCTCTGGTGGCCCTAATAGTGTTTATGATCCAAACGCATTCAAGGTCGATCCAGAAATCTTTAAGCTTGGTATCCCGATTCTAGGTATTTGTTATGGAATGCAATTAATGTCATACGACCTTGGCGGAAAGGTTGAAAAAGCTGATAACTCCGAATATGGACGAGCAGATATTGAAGCACTTGATGACGAGGCTGTATTATTCAAAGGTTTGCCAAAGAAGCAATATGTATGGATGAGTCATGGTGATTTAGTAACTCAAGCCCCAGTTGGATTTGAAGTTACTGCTACTAGCAAGAACTGTCCAATCGCATCGATTGCTGATAATGACCGTAAATTCTATGGTGTTCAATTCCACACTGAAGTTCGTAATTCCGAATACGGATTAGACATTTTACGCCGCTTTGCTTTTGATGTTTGTGGCGCTAAAGCAAACTGGACGATGGATGACTTCATCGACATGCAGATTGATGAAATCCGCAAAGAAGTCGGTGATAAGAAGGTTATCTTAGGTCTTTCTGGTGGGGTTGATTCCAGTGTTACCGCCGTTTTGATTCATAAGGCAATTGGCGATCAACTTACTTGTATCTTTGTTGACCACGGATTGTTACGGAAGAACGAAGCTGACCAAGTGATGGATGCGTTGAGTCGCGACCTTGGTGTTAACATTATTAAGGTTGACGCAGCAGATCGCTTCTTAGGTAAGCTTGAAGGTGTTACCGATCCAGAACAAAAGCGGAAGATTATCGGTAAGGAATTTATCGAAGTCTTTAACGAAGAGGCCAAGAAGATTAAAGATGCTGATTTCTTAGCTCAAGGTACGCTTTATACGGACGTAATTGAATCTGGAACAGACACCGCCCAGACAATTAAGTCTCACCATAACGTTGGTGGTTTGCCAAAGAAGCTCGGTTTCAAGTTAATTGAACCATTACGCAAGCTCTTTAAGGATGAAACCCGTGAACTCGGTGAAAAACTTGGAATTCCACATGAATTGGTATGGCGTCAACCATTCCCAGGTCCAGGTCTTGGAATTCGTGTTATTGGTGAAATTACTCCTGAAAAGCTTGAAATTGTTCGTGAAAGTGATGCAATCCTTCGTGAAGAAATCAAAAAAGCAGGTCTTGATGAAGAAATTTGGCAATACTTTACTGTCTTACCAGGTATTCGTTCAGTTGGCGTCATGGGTGATGGCCGGACATATGACTATGCAGTTGCTATCCGGGCCGTTACCTCAATTGATGGGATGACAGCCGATTTCGCTAAGATTCCATGGGATATTCTTCAAAAGATCTCAGTCCGAATCGTAAATGAAGTCGACCACGTTAACCGCATTCTTTATGATGTTACGAGTAAGCCACCTTCGACGATCGAGTACGAATGA
- a CDS encoding NAD(P)-dependent oxidoreductase produces the protein MKIGFIGTGVMGTGIIENLLKNNEDVTVYNRTKAHAQRVLDQGAKWADSPSALAEKCDLILTMVGYPRDVEEVYFGDNGLFKAARQGQYFVDMTTSKPSLAKKISEHGKKVGVHVLDAPVSGGDVGAKNGTLTIMVGGEQADFEKLTPVFQKFSSSANYFGPIGAGQNTKMANQIMIAGTMTGLTEMLVYAKKAGLDLQEVCKTLQSGAAENFSLGTYGPRILRDDYTPGFFAKHFLKDLRIALEEADKMGLDLPATKQAKQLYEQLVDEKKLGNDGTQALIKLWWH, from the coding sequence ATGAAAATTGGCTTTATCGGAACTGGTGTCATGGGCACTGGGATCATTGAGAATTTGTTGAAAAATAATGAGGATGTTACTGTCTATAATCGAACTAAAGCTCATGCACAGCGAGTCTTAGATCAAGGAGCTAAATGGGCTGATTCACCTAGTGCTCTTGCAGAGAAATGTGACCTAATTTTGACAATGGTGGGTTATCCGCGAGATGTAGAAGAAGTTTACTTTGGTGACAATGGCTTATTTAAGGCAGCTCGGCAAGGGCAATATTTTGTTGATATGACTACTAGCAAGCCAAGCTTAGCAAAGAAGATCTCCGAACACGGTAAGAAAGTAGGAGTTCATGTATTAGATGCTCCTGTTTCTGGCGGTGATGTTGGAGCAAAGAATGGAACCTTGACCATTATGGTTGGAGGAGAGCAGGCTGATTTTGAAAAACTAACTCCAGTTTTTCAGAAGTTCAGTAGTAGTGCTAATTACTTTGGACCGATCGGAGCTGGTCAGAATACGAAGATGGCAAACCAGATTATGATTGCTGGTACAATGACTGGCTTAACTGAGATGTTAGTTTACGCTAAGAAAGCCGGTCTTGATCTACAGGAAGTTTGCAAAACATTGCAAAGTGGTGCAGCCGAAAACTTCAGCTTAGGAACTTACGGCCCAAGAATTCTACGTGACGACTACACACCTGGATTCTTCGCTAAGCACTTTCTTAAGGATCTGAGAATCGCGCTGGAAGAGGCTGATAAAATGGGCTTAGACTTACCCGCAACAAAGCAAGCTAAACAACTCTATGAACAGTTAGTGGATGAGAAAAAACTAGGGAATGATGGTACGCAGGCTCTGATCAAGCTTTGGTGGCATTAA
- a CDS encoding alpha-glucosidase, protein MENNHWWNKSVVYQIYPKSFQDTNHDGVGDLRGIIDRLDYIKELGVDVIWLNPIYKSPQVDNGYDISNYEAINPTLGNMDDFQELIDCVHERGMKLVMDLVVNHTSDQHDWFKESRKGKDNPYRDYYIWRDGKKGEEPNNWGSYFSGAAWKYDDESGQYYLHLFAPEQPDLNWENPKVRHSVYDMMNWWAAKGVDGFRMDVINLISKPDGLPDANKNEDEKYANVEPLVSNGHRIHEFLQEMNKNVMSKHKMVTVGETPGATPEDAEKYASLDNKELNMIFQFEHMGLDSNPNPALGKWDDRKTTLKDLRANLTKWQEKLYGKAWNSLYWNNHDQPRVVSRFGNDQTEDYRVKSAKMLATMTHMMQGTPYIYEGEEIGMTNAYFPKLEDYVDLESINAYHQLVDDQHLLDGKTMMKYIAIHSRDNARTPMQWDDSEYAGFSDHTPWEKVNPNYKQINVKNALADKNSIFYYYQKLIELRHTMPVITNGKYALVPGNEDDEQVFAYTRQDDDTTLLVILNYTDETVNRHYNVPADAKLLISNYEDDQNGTIRPYEAKVYQY, encoded by the coding sequence ATGGAAAATAATCATTGGTGGAATAAATCAGTTGTTTATCAAATTTATCCAAAAAGTTTTCAAGATACCAATCATGATGGTGTCGGTGACCTTCGTGGAATAATTGATCGTCTCGATTACATTAAGGAATTAGGCGTCGATGTCATTTGGTTGAACCCCATTTATAAGTCACCACAAGTTGATAATGGTTATGATATCAGCAACTATGAAGCAATTAACCCGACTCTTGGCAACATGGATGATTTTCAAGAATTGATCGATTGCGTTCATGAACGTGGAATGAAATTGGTCATGGACTTAGTAGTTAACCATACTTCTGACCAACATGACTGGTTTAAGGAATCACGAAAGGGCAAAGACAATCCATATCGTGATTATTATATTTGGCGTGACGGTAAGAAGGGTGAAGAGCCAAATAATTGGGGTTCCTACTTCTCTGGCGCTGCTTGGAAATATGATGATGAATCCGGCCAATATTACCTTCATCTTTTTGCTCCAGAACAACCAGACCTAAATTGGGAAAATCCGAAAGTTCGGCACTCTGTTTATGACATGATGAACTGGTGGGCTGCCAAGGGTGTCGATGGTTTTCGGATGGACGTTATTAACCTAATTTCTAAGCCGGATGGATTGCCTGATGCTAACAAGAACGAAGACGAGAAATACGCCAATGTTGAACCGTTAGTATCAAATGGTCATCGCATTCATGAATTCTTACAAGAAATGAATAAGAATGTTATGAGTAAGCATAAGATGGTGACAGTTGGTGAAACACCGGGCGCTACACCGGAAGATGCCGAGAAGTATGCCAGTCTTGATAATAAAGAATTAAATATGATTTTCCAATTTGAACATATGGGCCTTGATAGTAATCCTAATCCAGCCCTTGGCAAGTGGGATGATCGCAAGACGACCCTTAAAGACTTACGGGCAAACTTAACGAAGTGGCAAGAAAAATTGTATGGTAAGGCATGGAATTCACTTTATTGGAACAACCATGATCAGCCACGCGTTGTATCACGTTTTGGTAATGATCAGACGGAAGATTACCGGGTTAAATCTGCCAAGATGTTAGCGACTATGACCCACATGATGCAAGGAACACCATATATCTATGAAGGGGAAGAAATTGGCATGACTAACGCCTATTTCCCAAAGCTTGAAGATTACGTCGACCTTGAATCGATTAATGCCTATCACCAACTTGTTGATGACCAACATTTACTTGATGGCAAGACAATGATGAAGTACATTGCGATCCATTCACGTGATAATGCGCGGACACCAATGCAATGGGATGATAGCGAATATGCAGGATTTTCCGACCATACCCCATGGGAAAAGGTTAATCCAAATTATAAGCAGATTAATGTCAAAAACGCATTAGCTGATAAGAATTCGATTTTCTATTACTATCAAAAGTTGATTGAACTACGACACACGATGCCAGTAATTACTAATGGAAAGTATGCATTAGTTCCTGGTAATGAAGATGATGAACAGGTCTTTGCATATACTCGGCAAGATGATGACACTACTTTGTTGGTAATCTTGAACTATACTGATGAGACTGTTAACCGCCATTATAATGTGCCAGCTGATGCGAAGTTACTAATTAGCAATTATGAGGATGATCAAAATGGCACTATCCGGCCATACGAAGCTAAGGTTTATCAATACTAG